CTTCGCTGGGAGGGAACAAGAATCAAGCGATTGGTCCTCCTTCTGACGattttgttcttgttcttgaaGGATTCTGAGCCTTTTGAGAGGAGGTAAGCCATGGAGGAAATCCATTTTTCTCTGGAACTTCAGCAGTGGaacaaggaagaagaagaagaagaagaagaagaaggcgaATGAATGGGGTTGAAAAATTGGGAAGGAATGACATTTTAGTAAGAATTTGGGTTAGGGTTTTTCAAAATCAGGGTTCCCGCTAACTGAAAAAGTGGAAATTTTtagataaattttgaaatggGAAAACTGGAGAATGAATCCGGCGGGGAAGAACCAAAAATTGTTAGTTCAATTCGCTTAATCTTTTATGTTTTGTTGAAATTTCCAAATTTTTCGGTTTAGAGAAATTGGCGCCAATTTCCCGCTCTTTTTTCCCAATTATAACGGGTCGGGTTTTTTCTTAATATCACCCCTAACGGAATTTCAATTTTGGTTCAAttatatgtttcttttttaatatcatTCTCATTTGCGATCTTAATTTCACAAAACTAACactcattttcttttatattttaaaactaGCAGTTTTAGAAAactcattattttctttttttcatggTCAATCTCGGTCGATATCTACCTCGAGATTCTTCCTAAAAACTTTCGATCTCTCTCAGCCGAGTGCATCACAAACAAAGTGTgtttttcattaaaattttaaatttgaggtTAACTCTCTTCTCAAGCCAAATTTGTCACAAGAGTCTTCAAGTTGAAAACGCACTTTCTCGATAACATCTCGAAGCATTTAGGTTAACTGTTTTTAGGTCATTGTGGGCCCAAGATGCATGATCCCGGACAAAGTTGGCCTGAGATGCATGGCCTCGAGCTAAAAAAACATAAGCATTATGTAATATGATCTCAGGATAAGGTTGCCCTAAGATGTCCCAGATCATTTAAAATATAAGCTAAAATGGAAATTAAACTCTAAGATGTAGACattttttagttgtttttagGAAAATACCTTAGCCATAAGTTAAAGAAGATGACAATATGAAAGCTTCTCCATCACTTTTTTGGGATTAGTCATTTCTTAGTcaatatatagaaaaaattatTGAACTTTTTTGTTGAAAGGTGGGTTGACATTCAGTTTAACCACTATGCTAActatagttttctttatatatattatataaaaacaataaagttgAGAGGGAGCTCGAGCCCCCTTGGACTTATACTAAATCCACCGGTGCCTACAATAATAGACTTTATTCTTTATGTTTTATTGGATGAAAAGGtttgaaagatttttttttttttttttttttgtatgttgAAAGTTGGTCTATTGAATCAGAAAGGTTGTTCTTGCTTATGCTCTTTTAAGTTATTCTTGTTGAAGCTCTCAAGGAACAAAAGTTTGTAAGCAAAGATTGTTCTAATATCCAAAGTCTCTTGTTACGTTGTTTGGTTTCTTTgtctttaatttcaattttttaataagaaaaaatgCACTATCTCGATGATGCACTCGGCCAAGAGACATCGAGAAATTTCCTTTGAAGGGGTTTTTTAAATTTGGGAAGAATCTTAGGATCAATCTCGGTCGAGATTGATCtcgagaaaaaataaaattatgagtTTTCTAAAACTGTGCtacttttgaaatataaaataaaaaagctgTAATTTCTAAAAAACTCTCGCGCTTATACTCTCCAAATTATTAAATTCTAGTTGTTATGCTTTTAATAAACCTTAgatgttttttttctaaatttgttggtTAATATTGGAAAAGCTAAgatattataaaaattattcaaaaaataaaaataaaaaatcgatAATACAATCtagtttaagatttattaaaagtataatGACTTATTAAACAATCAAGTTTATATTTGTTTGCTTTCTCACCGACTCGTTGTCAATGGTAGCATTTTTTGCTGGTTGCCAATATTTAATGGTACCATCCTACAATAGCCGAACCAATCTTTAGATATACGAACAACCCTAACTTATATTAGACAATGAATTTACGATGAGAGAAAAACATGTCAACAAGAAAGATGAAAAGTAGTCAACCTTGAACTTACCTTTTTATTTTAACCCAAATTAAGAAGctttaaaaaaccctaaaaactCTCAAACATACCTGATCGCCAAGCTTTAtagataaatatataataatgtgtggcctaataaaattttaattgggGCGGAGAAATTTGACCTACAAATTTCTTCATCTTAGCACTTACAATTATCAGTCAAGTCAAAATTTTCTTAAcaaattttcttataaaattGGCATTAATATATATTCCTTACGATTGTCAGTTTGATGGATTGTTTACCGTCATAAATGTCATAATTCATTTTAATTGGAATCAAATTATGTATTACATCATGAAAACTAATAAAGGTCTATGTAACAAgaaatttcaatatatatactaaaacatagcaaaattttatattatattaatgatagacattgatacaAGACTTCTGTCTATGTATCAGTGTCTATCGATGACAATAAAAGATACTGATCAAAGTTTATAAATGTCTGTCAGTATCGATCTtatgttgataaaaaaaaattaaaattttactatattttataaatattttcaacaatttgtttgtcatttataataattctctcctattattattgttgttgttattatacCATTTCCTACACGTATCAAAGTCAAACTATCTAGTTGATGATTCAAATAGTTAAAATATATTTCCAATCACGAAGTCAAATGGTTGAAATTCCACACTGATGAATGAAAATTATACATATCTAAATAAACATGTTCATAACTCGATCCAACTTCGTAAATAAGAACTAAAACTTAAATCTAAAACtcataaaagataaaaggaTTTTTGGTTAACAATGCAAAACCAAAAGATCCAAGGTAAAAATAATTGCATAAAATATGTGTTTGgtatcaaaatcaaaatttaaattccaacTTGAACCATTTTTCAAAATGTGTGATAATGTATTTATAAACCAGAAGGCTAATTATAGTTACTAAATGTTAGGTTGAGAACACATACTATTACTAATTAATTTGAACTATTACAATGTTAAAAATATTGTACAATTATTAATTTGCAACATCAGataaactttcctaaatataacatactactaaaatatttacgttgCATGTAACAAAGTGCAtaaatttagccattttttaaatatttcaaatttttccTCTAATCCTTTTCTCCTcgattttttatcgtcttcttcctaCTCTTCATGCGATCTCTTCAGTCcttctttttttagatttgggtaaccaaaactatttctttttatttctgtttcttctttttctttttctttttttcattcactgtattgtctttcttcttttcttttttaaacatatggtgtataaagaatcttgtaaaaatcggttaggcatttaaattagagtaaccaaaactaaaagattatgtataaagaatattgaaaaaaattgtttttcttcttttattttttttttacgcagatgatgtataaagaatcttgaaaaaattggttaggcatttaaattagagtaacaaaaattaaaagatcgtgtataaagaatattgaaaaaaaatcgtttataccaaattttgaaggaaaaaaaaaatcgtaccccaaatctaaacgatcgtgtctCAAAtagcgttaccaaatatattgcACGCATTGTTGACgatgcatttttggtattttacatggtggacctctagaatttttcaattttcgaaattgttctatacaatgtaaatactttgtcactttttatatttttgaaaagacctatataatatataatatattacatattttattcaatttaaCAAATACGATGGATTTCGGAAAATGAAATACcatatttgtttatatttttagattaattttcgtaaatataataaaaccaaacaaaaatttctgtaaatattgtttgattttattatatttatgacacgtgtaacaaaaattttaaactgccaaaattgtttttttcataaatttcaaatttaccctttgttatattttaatattgtaGGAATATCATGTTTACTTCACTTcttattctttcttctttgtagTTTATTCTTCTCCATGgcatattattacttcttcttcatatttctattcttgtttgtgatttcttcatttcctcttccataatttttaaatttttcttcatctctcatttttttctttattggcACGAGATCTAAACGATCCTGATATAGAATCTAAATCATTGTATATCAATATCTAGACGATCAATTGTCTACTTTGGACAGATAGAAATAAACTATTATCACtaatgatcatttaaatttagtaCAAGACTATTTGGACTAAGTATAGAATTGTTTAGATAAGATACAAAATCGTTTATACTAGGTATAAGATCGTTTACACGCATGTATGATCTAaggatatttttgttatttcacattATGGGCTTgtagactttttttttaattgttcaaTATTTTCgcgttttattatatttttagaaaaccctgtatttttttatctattttaggGTTTGATATAATcctctattttaaaatttaaaattcaaaatataaatacaGTATAAACATAAAAGTATTCATTCGTatcatatatttaaaaacaattttaaaaataagtccAAAATGACCACAAAAACCATTCGTGAAACGTGATGAATCAAAAACATAAATCAAAATTGAAGTTGTCAATCGAATAGACCTTAAACGATCAATTTTCCATATGAACGCACttgattaaatttatttttaatggaaaaaaacaatttaagagattctaaaacaaaattaaacaaagttCAAACATGGAATGGTTGTAAACAACCTGTTAAGAACTATTCCAATGTTACAAAATCTACTGAACCAAAAGGATAAAACACATGATGCATACAAAATTTATACATCATTTTCACCTAATCTTTGCTTTGCCTCCAAATCCCAGCAAGAACGCTGCCAAAGATTGAGTGGCAAACACTAGAAACTGCACAGGGCACTGCCGTAAGAGGATTTCCAAAGTGCTGGCTAGCAAGAACAACTCCTAGTACCGAGTTCTGTCACATAAATTTATGCATTGTTAAAACCAGCTCAACCAAAAACGCCGAAACTGATTGAGTTATGTAGCAAGGCACTTGGCAGCAGACTCGCCAAAGAGTGCAACGAAGATATCCCGAAAGTATATGAAAAGGATAGTTGCAAAAACAGCAATCAGACCCAAATACTAATAAATGTAGCACAATCCAAaacaatttacaaatataacacaaTGAATCAGTTCTCAAAGTCTACCATAGTCTATATTGCTAATAAATgtttatcattaatagattttTCCCATATTTAAAGTTCTTTTAACATGTTGCTACACATTCAATTATTTATCATGAAAGCACTATCCATTGCAATTATTCTAAATGAAATGCTTTACCTGCATTCCAACTTCAATGGAGATCGTTCGAGAAGATGCAATGTCGATGCCAAGCAATCTTGCAAGCACATAACCGAAGAAAAATCCTGAAGCGTGAAGAAGAGCTGCAGCCAGTACTACTTGCTGACCAGAGATCCGAATAGCAGAGGAGCTCTGAGCAATTGCATGTCCACATAAAACAGCTACGGTGCCAACTGCGATAGGGGGCATGAATGGAGAGACAAATCTAACCAAGCCATGGAAATACTGGTTTAAAAATGCCCCACCCAACACTGGAAGAAGCACAATCTGTTGTATATGAAGGAAAGGGAGGTTACTTGAGAGTAATTTAATGTTAGAAAAATATTGATATCGCTTTCGTTTGTTAGAAGTTGCACCTGCAGGGTGGACATTAACAACCCAGCTGCATCTACGGCAACAAATTGACCAGCCAGTTTGGCAGTGAGAAAAGGGGTCATGATCTGTAAAATTGAAATGATAACTTAGACTTCAATATCTAAACTTCGAAAATAAtcactttcattgagaaaaggaaaagaatgcACAGGTATGAAAGAAACAAAGCCCACAAAAAGGAGGGACACCCTTTACAAGAACGGACTCCAACTATGCAAAATCATTCCTATAGAATAATTATCAAAAGTCTCCAAAATTGAAGCCTAGAGAAAATCATGAAAACGAACAAGGGACCAAAGCTCCCTAGGGTTCCTCTCCACTCCCCAAACACTCTACTGTTCCTCACATCCCGCAAAACCCATAACACTGCACACACACCGACAAGCCAAAGAAACCGGGTTTTCTCTCCAAAAGGCGGATTAAGGAGGGACTCCTCGATCATAGCACTGGGATCTCTACGGCAAACACTCATCATACCGATATCTTTGAAGAGAATGAAAAAAGTAACATGGTAGATGAAAATTTATTGTGGTGTTCAGTTAAGGTTTTTCCTATGTTTGTATAAGTATGAACTTAAGAGTAAACTGTGGTTTCTTATGTGTTGTCATTTCTACTAACAAAGATGTTAGGTCCTGTTTTAACGAAAGAAGAACTATATAAAACTGGAAGAAAAACAGACTATGCTTAAATGCAAACTTGAATTTAGAAACTAAATAAACGAGAAAAGCAAAAGCATTATGGAGGCTTGCTAACCACGGCTGCCATAGTGCTTGTGGCAGTCATCAACACGGAAAGAGCTACATTTCCCCTGGAAAGGCATAAAATTTTTCTTAACCTCTAACATAATTTAACAAGAAAGAAGCTAAATGGTGGCATTTCAAAAAATTAGAATACCTTGCAATGTAAGTGACGATATTGCTTGCTGTTCCTGAAACCAAAGATAGATCAAACTgttaaaataaatagaatgaGAAAGATAATTGACGCTACCAACTGATGCATACCACCAGGACAGCAACCAACCAATATTAAACCAGCTGCATAGTAAGATGGCAAATTTAAAAGCTTGCTGACAAGAAAGCCTGATATTGGCATCACCTGCACCAAGAACCATGAAAGTCTATCTTATAATTTCATCTATAGATTGAAGTTCCTAAAACTACCAAAGAAAGTGAAGTGGAAATCCTCGATGTCAcactattttttattaattgtttTCTTCAGTACAAATTCAGAAAAATCTAACCAGTAGATCAATAATAGAAGGATTTCATCCAAACGAACTGCTTTTCGAAACACAGTTAGCATACAATTCAAAGGAAGTAGTGGAATATTAGAGATGAAGAATCAATCTCCATTTAGCTCGTAATAGTAATTCTTCATCTCGCTATGATTCAACATCAATACCCATTGCTGAGTTTTGGAACATTTCTGATGGCCATAGTCATTTCTGTTGTTCCTTTTCCTCCTTCTGTGAACTAGAACAGCTTCTAATATTCCAAAACCCAAGTCACACACATTCAGAATCATGCAGCATACACGAGAAATTTCTCAAGATCAACAAAATCAACGAATTTCATATCCGTTCAAACAATAGCACAATCCCAGTAAACAAAGGAACTAACCGAATACTGGAGAACGAACCCAGAAATCAATTCCTTAGGCATAGCCAAGGCTCCACGAAGATCATCGAGGGTCAATGTCATGCCCATACCAAGCATTGTGAGAGTAATGCCAAGAACAGTCCATCTCGGTTGAACCCAAGCATAGGAAGCCGGTCTGAGCAGCCCTAAAACGCAACCTAGCGCCACCCAAACAGGAAACGCAGTAGATAAAGCTTCTCCAATCAATTCAATCCACTGCATCAAACTCCGCTCGCCCTGGATGCTGTTGCCGTTCGATGACGGTTCGCATCGAAGAGGAGGAACTAACAATCCAAAATCATTCCGTTTGGTCTGGGAGCAAACAAAAGGGTTCCGATTCCAAATTCGGTCGCCGAATAGCAGTAAAGAAGATTCACGACGTAACCCAACCAGAGAAAAAGAGGACAAAGACGAATTGAGAGGGTTGttagaagaagatgaagttaCAAGTGAAGTGCGCGGCGTGAAGGTTGAAAGGGAATATCGATAAGGACGAAGAACGCAAGTATCTGATGGAAGAGACTGCATTCTCTATGTCTCGGCGACGACCAAACAAAGAATGAATGAAAGAAACTTCGACAATGACGTGACTGTGAAGCTCAGTTCAGTGTTTACGGCAACGGGGGAACTCCGGGGACGGCGATCTTCAATCCCGCCAGAACCCTTTGGTCAGCTTGGTTAAGTGGAGCCGTGGAGAGTGGCGTGGAGTTTAGTTCGATGGGACCGGGAATCCATTTTCGACGTTTATGTAATTTTGGTCACAATTGATTTGATGTCAAAAGGTTAAAGCTCTATGCTCCGTTCATCACTATTTCATTTTTCACTTTCAAAATTAACTTTACAAATAAATAATCATTCTATCATATGTATATAACAATATAGAATTTCGAATTTTActcaattttataaatattttgaataattttataatttataattaatttattcaATATGTTGTCTatacttttaaaattaagttgagactaaaaattgataatttaaaaaagtattaaaaattTGGGTAGCTTGATTCGTGATTTACTTTTCtgtatcaaaaaaaaaaaaagacaattaaAGCATGTTTAAACGACATCCAAAAATAACTATTTAAATAGCTTATATTCAAAGACAAGTTTTTGCAATTCCAACCTAACAACCAAATACAAATTCTTAGTTTtgaaatcaaaatttcaaaaatctatattttaatattttaatataatgAGGAAGaagatttgtttttttctttttttccataaaacaattttttaatcATGAATCAACCGGGAATCAAATATTCTACctataaaaattcaaatcataatAAGATGTTTATCGCAAACAAATGAACATAATTTTGATTACTAAAGGATAGTTTTCAAGGTTTGAGTAATAGGTTTTAGATGTCCAAGTCCCCAATTACTTAAACAAGGTAACCTAGTGAATTAGCTACCTGATTTATTAATAATACTATCCTTTTTAAGTGATTCAAATTCACTAAGAAACATGTTTTTCAAATTCACTAAGAAACATGTTTTCTGTATATTGCACCAATTAGGTTAGTGGTTTGATCTTTAAGATATGTTTCGAGTAAAGAACAATTTATTACGATCTTCGATTATTATAGTTTGGATTATAATGATATAGATTTGTGGTATAGATAGTTTTAGTATGAgaagaaaatagtaaatattataaaaaaaataaaaaatatatgatgaaggtcaaataataaatatggtAGAATTTTGTTACTCAATTCTCACTTCTAAATGACTACTAGAAGAGACCAAATAAGTTATTAAAATTAAGGGATTTAGGCCACAAAAACCCGAAGAACTAAAATAGTTTGATCTTTTAGTTAAAAAGTGgttttaaatatttagaaaacataaaaagaaaagaaaaatcaatggACATAAACTGTTATTAAAAAAGAATACCTTATCTTCtgtagtatatatataataattaaaaaataactgGGATGAAAATTACACAAAGTGGCCCGGATGATGACATACTATCGATTGAATCATATCCTCTACGAAATATCTATTTTTCTGGTGGGTcaaaatttatttgataatttaCCTACTGACAA
This region of Cucumis melo cultivar AY chromosome 7, USDA_Cmelo_AY_1.0, whole genome shotgun sequence genomic DNA includes:
- the LOC103501847 gene encoding probable sodium/metabolite cotransporter BASS1, chloroplastic, with translation MQSLPSDTCVLRPYRYSLSTFTPRTSLVTSSSSNNPLNSSLSSFSLVGLRRESSLLLFGDRIWNRNPFVCSQTKRNDFGLLVPPLRCEPSSNGNSIQGERSLMQWIELIGEALSTAFPVWVALGCVLGLLRPASYAWVQPRWTVLGITLTMLGMGMTLTLDDLRGALAMPKELISGFVLQYSVMPISGFLVSKLLNLPSYYAAGLILVGCCPGGTASNIVTYIARGNVALSVLMTATSTMAAVIMTPFLTAKLAGQFVAVDAAGLLMSTLQIVLLPVLGGAFLNQYFHGLVRFVSPFMPPIAVGTVAVLCGHAIAQSSSAIRISGQQVVLAAALLHASGFFFGYVLARLLGIDIASSRTISIEVGMQNSVLGVVLASQHFGNPLTAVPCAVSSVCHSIFGSVLAGIWRQSKD